Proteins co-encoded in one Dehalobacter sp. genomic window:
- a CDS encoding ABC transporter ATP-binding protein encodes MIDVRNMTKKYGKLAANDNINLSVGRGELAVLLGPNGAGKSTLIKSVCGLLRFQGTITIDGHKNHTVEAKRILGYVPEFPVLYPMLTVAEHLEFIAKAYRLVAWEERGEALLRRFELDDKKMKLGKELSKGMQQKVSVCCALLPQPKAVILDEPLVGLDPHGIRELKAVIAGLRDSGCALLVSTHMIESLEENWDVTYIMVKGRIARVCRRTDIAAGQSLEDVYFSITEGKIQEETP; translated from the coding sequence ATGATTGACGTCCGGAACATGACCAAAAAATACGGCAAGCTGGCGGCCAATGACAACATTAACCTGTCCGTGGGACGCGGCGAGCTGGCCGTACTGCTCGGCCCCAACGGGGCGGGTAAATCAACGCTGATCAAATCTGTTTGCGGTCTGCTGCGTTTCCAAGGTACCATCACCATCGACGGGCATAAGAATCATACGGTGGAGGCCAAACGGATACTAGGGTATGTGCCGGAGTTTCCTGTGTTGTACCCGATGCTGACAGTGGCGGAGCACCTGGAGTTCATTGCCAAAGCATACCGGCTGGTGGCTTGGGAGGAAAGAGGGGAGGCCTTGCTTCGCCGTTTTGAGCTGGACGATAAAAAAATGAAGCTTGGTAAAGAGCTTTCCAAAGGAATGCAGCAAAAGGTCAGTGTCTGCTGTGCGCTCCTGCCCCAGCCCAAGGCTGTTATTCTGGATGAACCGCTGGTCGGTCTGGACCCGCATGGGATCCGTGAACTGAAAGCGGTCATTGCGGGGCTGCGGGACAGCGGCTGCGCGCTGCTTGTCAGCACCCATATGATCGAAAGCCTGGAGGAAAACTGGGATGTAACCTATATCATGGTCAAGGGCCGGATCGCGCGCGTTTGCCGCCGTACGGATATCGCAGCCGGCCAAAGCCTTGAGGATGTTTATTTCAGCATCACGGAAGGAAAAATCCAGGAGGAAACGCCATGA
- a CDS encoding FtsX-like permease family protein → MIKVENKKAIRHLAEKSFRANKARNIIAIIAIALTTVLLTSLFTMGIGTVESIQQATMRQAGGDGHAVLKYITDEEYDNIKGHPLIKEIAYNRILCDGVENKAFVKRRAEFWYYDDVGLKLGFCEPTSGHKPVAEKEVIADTRTLELMGVPLEVGAPLTLTLNIRGKEIQRNFFLAGWWESDPVFNVGQIFASRAYVDAHLAELHNTYKEDSSLAGAINAYIMFKNSMDLEGKLSKVITDSGYSIDENAPNYLAHNVNWAYLSTNFGMDAGTVMALLLGLLLIVFTGYLIIYNIFQISVIRDIRFYGLLKTIGTTGTQIRRIIRRQALILSAMGIPIGLIIGFFIGRSIVPIIMNNTAYAGSTVSVSANPRIFIGSALFALVTVLISTFKPGRIAAAVSPVEAVRYTDGNIIQNGKLKKTTDGGKMPRMALANLVRNKRRTVLVVINMALSLVLLNTVFTLSQSIDINKFLAKFVDTDFLIAHADYFQNDFSGSENQTTESFIQAVKAQPGFEEGGRLYGGREEGFAVEDEKNTAQDYNKNPYGHFFAAGYGLEDLPLQRLELIDGELDDAKLATGKYILEGVQLDDNSIPKMDSAHFAVGETVTLHNYKGTSEAFTDREYTTQEFIVLGHVAIKHFSNSDRTGWDYNFYLPADVYKKLVTMPAIMSYAFNVSEDQEAAMERFLQSYTGLVEPVMNYTSKFTSLKEFSGMQMTVVMIGGALSLIIGLIGILNFVNAILTSILTRRKEFAMLQSIGMTRKQLRRMLMFEGFYYTFGTCILSFVFTTLFSLLIVKAFCRLLWFFSYHFILWPVLSVLPFLLVLGVMIPLVSYALTDKQSIVERLREAE, encoded by the coding sequence ATGATCAAAGTAGAAAACAAAAAAGCGATTCGCCATTTGGCCGAGAAGAGTTTTCGGGCCAATAAAGCCCGCAATATCATTGCGATCATTGCCATTGCCTTGACAACGGTGCTTCTTACCTCCCTTTTTACTATGGGGATCGGTACGGTGGAGAGTATTCAGCAGGCCACAATGAGGCAGGCAGGCGGTGACGGTCACGCTGTGCTCAAATATATCACCGACGAGGAATATGACAATATCAAAGGACATCCGCTGATCAAAGAAATTGCCTATAACCGTATACTGTGCGATGGTGTGGAAAACAAAGCGTTTGTAAAGCGCCGTGCCGAGTTTTGGTATTACGATGATGTCGGGTTGAAACTCGGATTTTGCGAACCCACAAGCGGACACAAACCTGTAGCTGAAAAGGAAGTGATTGCCGATACCAGGACTTTGGAGCTAATGGGTGTTCCACTTGAGGTCGGCGCGCCGCTTACGCTGACACTGAATATCCGTGGGAAAGAAATACAGCGCAATTTTTTCCTTGCCGGCTGGTGGGAGAGCGATCCCGTCTTTAACGTGGGACAGATTTTTGCTTCCCGGGCTTATGTGGATGCCCATTTGGCTGAATTGCATAATACCTATAAGGAAGATAGCTCGCTTGCCGGTGCCATTAATGCGTATATTATGTTCAAAAATAGTATGGATTTAGAGGGGAAGCTTAGCAAAGTCATTACCGACAGCGGTTATTCGATTGACGAAAATGCGCCGAATTATTTGGCGCATAATGTGAACTGGGCATACCTCTCCACAAACTTTGGTATGGACGCAGGTACTGTTATGGCACTGCTTTTGGGTTTACTATTAATCGTTTTTACCGGCTATCTGATTATCTACAACATCTTTCAAATTTCCGTCATTCGGGACATCCGCTTTTATGGCCTCTTAAAAACCATCGGCACAACCGGGACGCAGATCCGCCGGATTATCCGCAGACAGGCGCTGATCCTTTCCGCTATGGGCATTCCAATCGGACTGATTATCGGTTTCTTCATCGGCAGATCGATTGTTCCTATCATCATGAACAATACCGCCTATGCCGGGAGTACGGTCTCTGTCTCAGCAAACCCCCGGATTTTTATCGGTTCTGCGCTGTTTGCCTTGGTCACGGTGCTCATCAGCACCTTTAAGCCGGGCAGGATCGCCGCCGCTGTTTCACCGGTGGAGGCAGTACGCTATACTGACGGAAATATAATACAAAACGGCAAACTGAAAAAGACTACGGATGGCGGGAAAATGCCCAGGATGGCCCTGGCTAATTTAGTACGTAACAAAAGGCGTACCGTTTTGGTCGTGATTAACATGGCCTTAAGCCTTGTGCTGCTGAACACGGTGTTTACGTTGTCTCAGAGTATTGACATAAATAAGTTCCTTGCTAAATTTGTAGACACCGATTTTCTGATTGCCCATGCCGATTATTTTCAAAATGACTTCTCCGGTTCCGAAAATCAGACCACCGAGAGCTTTATCCAGGCGGTGAAAGCGCAGCCCGGTTTTGAGGAAGGTGGAAGACTGTACGGAGGCAGAGAGGAAGGATTTGCCGTCGAGGACGAAAAAAACACCGCCCAGGATTATAATAAAAACCCTTATGGTCACTTCTTTGCTGCGGGCTATGGTCTTGAAGACCTGCCGCTTCAGCGGCTGGAGCTGATCGACGGGGAACTGGATGATGCTAAGCTGGCCACCGGCAAGTATATTCTGGAAGGCGTTCAACTTGATGACAACAGCATTCCGAAAATGGACAGCGCGCATTTTGCAGTGGGTGAAACGGTCACGCTTCATAACTATAAGGGAACGTCGGAAGCATTTACTGATAGAGAGTACACGACGCAGGAGTTTATCGTGCTGGGCCATGTAGCCATTAAACATTTTTCCAATTCCGACCGCACAGGATGGGACTATAACTTCTATCTTCCGGCGGATGTCTACAAAAAATTAGTCACAATGCCTGCTATAATGAGCTATGCTTTTAATGTTTCCGAAGATCAGGAAGCAGCGATGGAGCGTTTTTTGCAAAGCTACACTGGTCTGGTGGAACCTGTTATGAATTACACCTCAAAATTTACTTCCCTCAAGGAGTTTTCCGGTATGCAAATGACTGTTGTGATGATTGGCGGGGCACTCAGCTTAATCATCGGATTGATTGGCATTCTCAATTTTGTCAATGCCATTCTCACCAGCATTCTGACTAGACGCAAGGAATTTGCGATGCTGCAAAGCATTGGCATGACACGCAAGCAGCTGCGCCGCATGTTAATGTTTGAAGGTTTTTATTATACGTTTGGCACTTGCATCCTGTCGTTCGTATTCACCACGCTGTTTTCACTTTTGATTGTCAAAGCATTTTGTCGCCTTCTGTGGTTCTTCAGTTATCATTTTATCTTATGGCCGGTTTTGAGCGTACTGCCTTTCCTGCTTGTGCTTGGCGTGATGATTCCTCTGGTATCGTATGCCCTGACTGACAAGCAAAGTATTGTCGAGCGGCTTCGGGAGGCGGAATAA
- a CDS encoding ABC transporter permease has translation MWTIAKLSFKEILYKRIFLIALIMTLAYLLLYGIATHYAAASSLESLNQMDPDQKAAMSLQLKMVGSQLLSMGLFFANFIIGLLTILATVGSIAGNIESHQIDPILTRPIRRMDFVLGRYLGYGILLMGYTLFFFLAIILVNHLFGGLLQANLLFSNILKASFVFACVPLIMIAPALFFSANFGTMNSGIILIVLYGMSFIGGFVEQLGNILQNTALVNIGVVSSLLFPADTLFRYMNTLLDAGNAGSFNPASLLFGTGSPSTLMLVYCVVYVLLILLLGIQSFGRRDI, from the coding sequence ATGTGGACCATCGCTAAACTTTCTTTCAAAGAAATCCTCTATAAACGCATCTTCCTGATTGCTCTGATCATGACGTTGGCCTACTTGCTGCTGTATGGAATCGCGACCCATTATGCCGCGGCGTCATCGTTGGAATCGCTGAATCAAATGGATCCGGACCAAAAAGCAGCCATGAGCCTGCAACTGAAAATGGTCGGTTCACAGCTTTTGAGTATGGGCCTCTTTTTTGCCAACTTTATTATTGGTCTGCTGACGATTCTGGCAACGGTAGGCAGTATTGCCGGTAATATCGAAAGCCATCAAATCGATCCGATCCTAACCCGGCCCATCCGGCGTATGGATTTTGTGTTAGGTAGATATCTTGGATATGGAATCCTTTTGATGGGATATACGTTGTTTTTCTTTCTTGCGATCATTCTCGTGAATCATCTGTTTGGAGGTCTGCTGCAAGCGAATCTGCTCTTCAGCAACATCCTGAAAGCAAGTTTTGTTTTCGCCTGCGTTCCCTTGATCATGATTGCTCCGGCGTTGTTCTTCAGTGCGAATTTCGGTACGATGAATAGCGGGATCATTCTGATCGTTCTCTATGGCATGAGCTTTATCGGCGGTTTTGTGGAACAACTGGGAAACATTCTGCAAAACACAGCCTTAGTGAATATTGGGGTCGTATCCAGCCTGCTGTTTCCCGCCGATACGCTGTTCCGCTATATGAACACCCTCCTGGACGCCGGCAATGCCGGATCTTTTAATCCGGCTTCCCTTCTCTTTGGCACCGGTTCGCCGAGTACCCTGATGCTCGTTTACTGTGTTGTTTATGTACTCTTGATTCTGCTGCTCGGGATTCAGTCATTTGGGCGCAGAGATATATAA
- a CDS encoding cell wall-binding repeat-containing protein: MNFRKNWLKFLLSIALVITITIPAMPLQAYAAQAVENKRLAGDSRTLTAIEISKEGWAAGSNAVILVRDNNFPDALAGAVLAAAYDAPILLTNSKSLSPDTALEIERLQAQTIYILGGTGAVSAAIEEDLSADYTVERITGGNRYETSANIAKYLQDNHKLLTKKAVIAYAQNFPDALAISSWAAQNGVPILLSETNSLPAATSEALTTLQVTDTIITGGTGVISAQVESILPNPTRYGGNNRYETAVNIINGLGQATDTLFVATGLNFPDALAGSALAAKQGKAILLVGNGIDPSVETFLAGKVGQINKIYSVGGTSVVKPLTLNQIYSCIVLEQPAEAFANAMNAIKTLDQDTADRYFSYDGLMNSDESTSTTITDENIASFFAKLDYNIVSSAINGDTATVTAEITNTDFAAVLDAYLDAVIELAIEQGLLPEEEQLSDEEAEQAIQQLLFDAIANEDQTTTVTIEVNLVKNNNSWTITMDDKFADAILGGFISAFEDLLQ, translated from the coding sequence TTGAACTTTCGTAAAAATTGGCTGAAATTTCTACTTTCTATTGCACTGGTAATCACAATTACGATTCCTGCGATGCCTTTACAAGCGTATGCTGCCCAGGCAGTAGAAAATAAAAGACTTGCTGGGGATAGCAGGACGCTAACTGCGATTGAAATCTCCAAGGAGGGATGGGCTGCAGGTTCAAATGCCGTGATCCTGGTCCGTGATAACAATTTTCCGGACGCTTTAGCCGGTGCTGTCCTGGCGGCAGCCTATGATGCCCCGATACTTTTAACGAACAGTAAATCACTCTCTCCTGACACTGCGTTGGAGATCGAACGGCTCCAAGCGCAAACGATCTATATCCTTGGCGGTACCGGTGCGGTATCCGCAGCGATTGAAGAGGATCTGTCTGCGGACTATACGGTCGAGCGTATCACAGGCGGCAACCGTTATGAGACTTCGGCAAATATTGCCAAATATCTGCAAGACAATCATAAACTGCTGACGAAAAAGGCTGTCATCGCCTATGCACAGAATTTCCCGGATGCCTTGGCGATCTCATCCTGGGCAGCGCAAAACGGCGTACCGATTCTGTTATCCGAAACAAATTCCCTGCCGGCAGCGACAAGCGAAGCTTTAACTACGCTGCAAGTAACCGATACGATTATTACCGGCGGGACTGGCGTCATCAGTGCGCAAGTCGAATCCATACTTCCGAATCCAACCCGTTATGGCGGAAATAATCGCTATGAAACAGCAGTCAACATTATTAACGGCCTTGGTCAAGCGACGGATACCCTCTTTGTTGCCACAGGGCTCAACTTCCCCGATGCCTTGGCAGGTTCCGCGTTAGCGGCAAAGCAGGGGAAAGCCATTCTGCTCGTCGGCAATGGCATTGATCCTTCCGTAGAAACTTTTTTAGCAGGTAAGGTAGGACAAATCAATAAAATTTATTCTGTCGGTGGTACCAGTGTTGTGAAGCCACTCACCCTGAACCAGATCTATTCTTGTATCGTTTTGGAGCAACCCGCCGAAGCATTTGCCAACGCGATGAACGCGATCAAAACGCTGGATCAGGATACCGCTGACCGGTATTTCAGCTACGACGGACTCATGAATTCTGATGAATCGACCAGCACCACGATCACCGATGAAAATATTGCCTCTTTCTTTGCGAAACTCGATTACAACATTGTGTCCTCAGCCATAAACGGTGATACGGCAACCGTGACAGCGGAAATCACCAATACCGATTTCGCGGCGGTCTTGGATGCTTACCTCGATGCGGTCATAGAATTGGCGATTGAACAGGGATTATTGCCTGAAGAGGAACAATTAAGCGATGAAGAAGCTGAACAGGCGATACAGCAGCTCTTATTTGACGCCATTGCCAATGAGGACCAGACAACAACAGTCACAATCGAAGTGAATCTTGTGAAGAATAATAATAGCTGGACAATTACCATGGATGACAAATTCGCAGATGCGATCCTGGGTGGATTCATCAGTGCATTTGAAGATCTGCTGCAATAA
- a CDS encoding zf-HC2 domain-containing protein — protein sequence MTCSFENQLQAYLDGELNKEERKAIMIHLEQCSSCRDQLVELDGLAKWSDQVFDQAFFPDASVLSAEQTNPEFAWTRFSQKISAGDFGTDTLDSASSPIEPCSSQIPSLTTGSPTYLERSWKTLMKKYRKLATGLAAAVLFVTFLMIPQVQTFAGEVLALFRVDKIEIVTFTPEDLQQIENFFESGENAQIDMDDIGTITITEGDFKQTVYASATEAKAAGVSLPASPDGYTVGNVVVQSAAKVDMKLNTETINAAMKNLGSEATFDESLNGKTFSVAWPGFTDITYQGDSDQTYTDLTYTVMNSPEIQAPSVTDIEKLRTTLLQLPFIPENIRSQLAGIDDWQNTLPVPAIQGTTEIDRTEKVTVNGGNGAYMLAKDHSAILLWEDAGQLHSLRANLTAGADGNSVKADLLKLAENF from the coding sequence ATGACCTGTTCATTTGAAAACCAACTGCAAGCGTATCTGGACGGAGAACTGAATAAAGAAGAGCGCAAAGCGATCATGATCCATCTCGAACAATGCTCTTCCTGCCGTGATCAGCTCGTAGAATTGGACGGCCTTGCCAAATGGTCCGACCAAGTTTTCGATCAAGCTTTTTTTCCTGATGCGTCTGTATTGTCTGCGGAACAGACCAATCCTGAATTCGCCTGGACAAGATTCAGCCAAAAAATCAGCGCGGGCGATTTCGGCACGGACACCCTGGATTCCGCCTCTTCACCCATAGAGCCTTGCTCGTCGCAGATTCCTTCTTTAACGACTGGTTCACCCACCTATCTTGAAAGGAGTTGGAAAACCCTTATGAAAAAATACCGTAAACTGGCGACAGGTCTCGCTGCCGCTGTCTTGTTCGTTACTTTCCTGATGATCCCGCAGGTTCAGACGTTCGCCGGAGAAGTATTGGCGTTATTCAGAGTGGATAAGATTGAAATTGTAACTTTTACCCCTGAGGATCTTCAGCAAATCGAAAACTTTTTTGAATCCGGGGAAAACGCCCAGATTGACATGGATGATATCGGCACGATCACGATCACCGAAGGTGATTTCAAACAAACTGTCTATGCTTCCGCCACCGAAGCCAAAGCGGCCGGTGTCAGTCTCCCGGCATCTCCTGATGGTTACACGGTAGGCAATGTCGTTGTGCAATCGGCGGCCAAAGTAGATATGAAGCTCAATACGGAAACGATCAATGCTGCCATGAAAAATTTAGGCTCCGAGGCGACCTTCGATGAAAGCCTTAACGGCAAGACGTTCAGTGTCGCTTGGCCCGGCTTTACCGATATAACGTATCAGGGAGACTCGGATCAAACCTATACAGATTTGACATACACCGTCATGAACTCTCCGGAAATTCAGGCGCCATCTGTGACCGATATTGAAAAGCTCAGAACCACCTTGCTGCAGCTTCCGTTTATTCCGGAAAATATCCGCAGCCAACTCGCCGGTATCGACGACTGGCAGAATACGCTTCCTGTCCCGGCAATTCAGGGAACGACAGAAATTGACCGCACCGAAAAAGTCACGGTGAACGGCGGGAACGGCGCCTATATGCTGGCCAAAGACCATTCCGCGATCCTTCTCTGGGAAGACGCCGGTCAGCTGCATTCTCTACGGGCAAACCTCACCGCGGGAGCAGATGGAAACTCTGTGAAAGCGGATTTACTGAAACTTGCTGAAAATTTCTAG
- a CDS encoding sigma-70 family RNA polymerase sigma factor: MEGITLSKKLPHPDFQTIFRMHYPKVVRQISGFTGSTATAEDLAQEVFLRLYNVDWAQIQNLNAWLTKCSFHAACNYVRGEKRRVAREALDYQMNYPNLKSDEETQLEALLIREETRHAVFETLSELEERDRLLLLLKYEDYSYREIAETLALNPASVGTLLARARKQFQNLYQKGREDA, from the coding sequence ATGGAGGGTATAACCTTGAGCAAGAAACTGCCCCATCCTGATTTTCAAACGATCTTCAGGATGCACTATCCGAAGGTTGTCCGGCAAATTTCCGGTTTTACCGGAAGCACCGCTACAGCCGAAGACCTTGCTCAGGAGGTTTTTCTCCGCTTATACAATGTGGATTGGGCCCAAATCCAGAACCTGAATGCCTGGCTTACGAAATGTAGTTTTCATGCCGCCTGCAATTATGTCCGCGGAGAGAAAAGAAGAGTGGCCCGGGAGGCCTTGGATTACCAGATGAATTATCCGAATCTGAAGTCGGATGAAGAAACCCAGCTCGAAGCGTTGTTGATCCGGGAAGAAACAAGACATGCCGTATTTGAGACGCTTTCTGAACTCGAAGAACGGGACCGGCTGCTCCTTTTGCTGAAGTATGAGGATTACAGCTACCGGGAAATCGCTGAAACCTTAGCGCTGAACCCCGCTTCCGTTGGCACACTGCTGGCCCGGGCCAGAAAACAGTTTCAAAATCTATATCAGAAAGGAAGGGAAGATGCATGA
- a CDS encoding metal-dependent hydrolase: MIFFGHLGLTGLAAKAAEKSLGNIQIDYRIVFVGSILPDLIDKPIGRFLFAETFHTGRVFAHTVLFLFLLLGIGYYRWQRYRKNGWLVLAGSCLCHDIFDAMWVIPQTFYWPLYGPKFYASTEASWLQADWIKLMTDPASYVPEIAGLLIILYFLRNLIVHHQVKDFLKNGGL, from the coding sequence ATGATTTTCTTTGGACATTTGGGATTGACAGGATTGGCTGCCAAAGCAGCCGAAAAATCCTTAGGAAATATTCAAATTGATTATCGAATCGTCTTTGTCGGGTCCATTTTGCCCGATTTGATTGATAAGCCGATCGGCCGCTTTTTGTTCGCGGAAACCTTTCATACCGGCAGGGTATTTGCGCACACCGTATTGTTTCTATTTCTCTTATTGGGGATCGGATACTACCGTTGGCAGCGGTACCGAAAGAATGGCTGGCTGGTGCTGGCTGGAAGCTGTCTTTGCCATGACATTTTTGACGCCATGTGGGTGATTCCTCAGACATTTTATTGGCCGCTTTACGGCCCAAAATTTTATGCTTCAACCGAAGCGTCATGGCTTCAGGCGGATTGGATCAAGCTGATGACCGATCCGGCATCTTATGTACCGGAGATTGCAGGGCTATTAATCATCCTGTATTTCCTCCGGAACCTGATTGTACACCATCAGGTTAAAGATTTCCTTAAAAACGGGGGACTATAA
- a CDS encoding ABC transporter ATP-binding protein, which produces MTDSAINTAALSKLYNGKGGCQNITLHVPKGVVYGFIGPNGAGKSTFVRTLLGLLKPTGGKAELLGKPLGDLEARRKIGYLPELFRYPDWLTGLQLLHTHADLIGMKSSLRPQHFQTLLERVGLSGSEKQKIAKYSKGMQQRIGLACALLGDPELIFLDEPTSALDPLGRMDVRNLLAELRREGKTVFLNSHLLQEIETVCDQVAIIDRGKLITQGDWRKLCHFQNRYKLIASGLDPKVLSTLPSVLRAEQRQTFEAEAGTARKTEWQIEIESTEELPALVRTLSEHGIGVYELTPLEPHLEEIFLYWMNRKEPENVDHR; this is translated from the coding sequence ATGACGGATTCGGCAATCAATACCGCCGCCTTAAGCAAGCTATACAACGGCAAAGGAGGCTGCCAAAACATTACCCTCCATGTCCCTAAAGGTGTGGTGTATGGATTTATCGGCCCCAATGGTGCCGGCAAGAGCACTTTTGTCCGTACGCTTTTAGGTTTACTGAAGCCAACCGGCGGCAAGGCCGAACTCTTAGGTAAGCCGCTCGGGGACCTCGAAGCACGCCGAAAAATTGGCTATCTGCCGGAGCTTTTTCGTTATCCGGATTGGTTAACCGGACTCCAGCTTTTACATACGCATGCCGATCTGATCGGGATGAAATCGTCGTTGCGCCCCCAGCACTTTCAGACATTACTGGAAAGGGTAGGTCTAAGCGGCAGCGAAAAACAAAAAATCGCTAAATACAGCAAGGGCATGCAGCAAAGAATCGGTTTGGCTTGTGCGTTGCTTGGGGATCCGGAATTAATCTTTCTGGACGAACCGACTTCCGCGTTGGATCCGCTGGGGAGGATGGATGTTCGCAACCTCCTGGCAGAGCTAAGGCGCGAAGGCAAAACGGTCTTTTTGAACAGCCACTTGCTGCAGGAAATCGAAACGGTCTGTGACCAGGTCGCGATCATCGATCGCGGAAAGCTGATCACGCAAGGAGATTGGCGTAAACTTTGCCATTTTCAAAACCGGTACAAGTTGATCGCTTCCGGTCTGGACCCGAAAGTCTTAAGCACACTTCCGAGCGTCCTTCGTGCAGAGCAGCGTCAAACATTCGAAGCTGAAGCAGGGACGGCCCGAAAAACGGAATGGCAGATTGAGATCGAAAGCACCGAAGAACTTCCGGCTTTGGTTCGGACACTCAGTGAGCACGGGATCGGGGTCTACGAGCTCACGCCGCTGGAACCGCATCTGGAAGAAATCTTCCTGTATTGGATGAACCGAAAGGAGCCGGAAAATGTGGACCATCGCTAA
- a CDS encoding putative ABC exporter domain-containing protein: protein MNSLVFLLVKSARNRLLELLRKPAKLVLWVLVIAGIGGVFLTSLFTKQSTAGSHDLVWLKGILFLLILIFVVTAIQKGLANGDVIFEMNDVNLLFVSPVSSRMILMYGIVRMAKMSFLAGFFILFQSNSLSQGFGVGFDAVLLVLLGFILAVGMLQILSLLIYSLTNGKPARKLAVRLLTALAFLPLIVYTGIQLLGTGDLLSALENTLHSPFAAWTPVAGWASAGTVSLISGDLGTGFFFLGLLVLSGALLILYIALSNPDYYEDVLVATETAFEKKRVLAEGQINTEALSTKKVKVAKTGINGLGPSTIFYKHLRESFRANRLGLWGVSSIIVVFGAALFSMFLRGEDGGTFILLQTLMWMQIFLIGTGRGLKELYMHYIYLIPASSFRKIVWSNLEIAFKVLVESVVIFGIAGLIMGDSVWLIAAAIVVFTLFSFLLLGVNYLSLRWTGADISAGLLIFIYTIAVIVIMLPGLIAAFVIGSKIAGSGVLIGLGVLALWELLAALGCFALSRGVLHRMDMPVLRTGK from the coding sequence ATGAACAGTCTCGTTTTTTTGCTGGTAAAAAGCGCCAGGAACAGACTGCTGGAGCTGCTTCGGAAGCCGGCGAAGCTGGTGTTATGGGTGCTTGTGATTGCAGGGATTGGCGGAGTGTTTCTCACTTCCCTGTTTACAAAGCAAAGCACGGCCGGTTCGCATGATCTTGTTTGGCTCAAGGGCATCCTTTTCCTTCTCATCCTGATTTTTGTCGTGACCGCCATCCAAAAGGGCTTAGCCAATGGTGACGTTATTTTCGAGATGAACGATGTCAATTTGCTGTTTGTTTCACCGGTCAGTTCCCGTATGATCCTGATGTACGGCATCGTGCGCATGGCAAAGATGTCTTTCTTGGCAGGCTTTTTTATCCTGTTTCAAAGCAATTCCTTAAGCCAGGGCTTTGGGGTCGGCTTTGATGCGGTGCTCCTGGTACTGCTCGGTTTTATCCTGGCTGTCGGCATGCTCCAAATCCTGTCGCTTCTTATCTACAGCCTGACCAATGGAAAACCGGCGCGGAAGCTGGCTGTCCGGCTGCTTACCGCTCTGGCCTTTCTCCCGCTTATTGTTTATACCGGCATCCAGCTTCTCGGCACAGGTGATCTTCTTTCGGCGCTGGAAAACACGCTGCATTCGCCATTTGCCGCTTGGACGCCGGTGGCAGGCTGGGCATCGGCAGGTACAGTTTCCCTGATTTCCGGCGATCTGGGAACCGGATTTTTCTTTCTGGGGCTGCTGGTGCTGTCCGGGGCGCTCTTAATTCTCTATATCGCCTTGAGCAACCCCGATTATTATGAAGATGTCCTGGTTGCCACGGAAACCGCGTTTGAGAAAAAGCGCGTCTTAGCCGAAGGGCAGATCAACACAGAAGCGTTATCAACAAAAAAAGTGAAGGTTGCAAAAACCGGTATCAATGGTCTGGGACCCAGCACCATTTTTTATAAGCACCTGCGGGAATCCTTTCGTGCCAACCGTCTCGGTCTTTGGGGAGTGTCGTCCATCATCGTGGTATTCGGCGCAGCCCTGTTTTCAATGTTTCTGCGCGGCGAGGACGGCGGGACCTTCATTTTGCTGCAAACTCTGATGTGGATGCAGATTTTTCTGATCGGAACGGGCCGCGGCTTGAAAGAGCTTTATATGCATTATATCTACCTGATTCCCGCAAGCTCTTTTCGGAAAATCGTCTGGAGCAACCTGGAAATCGCGTTTAAGGTACTGGTAGAAAGTGTGGTTATTTTCGGCATCGCGGGCCTGATCATGGGGGATTCGGTTTGGCTGATTGCTGCGGCCATTGTGGTTTTCACCCTATTTTCGTTTTTACTCTTGGGCGTCAACTATCTTTCTTTGCGCTGGACGGGCGCGGACATCAGCGCGGGGCTCCTGATTTTCATTTACACCATTGCCGTTATCGTTATCATGTTGCCCGGCCTGATTGCCGCCTTTGTCATCGGCAGTAAGATCGCGGGAAGCGGCGTGCTGATCGGACTTGGGGTGCTGGCCTTATGGGAATTGCTGGCTGCGCTCGGCTGCTTCGCGCTGTCCAGGGGCGTTTTGCACCGCATGGATATGCCCGTGCTGAGAACTGGAAAGTAA